Within the Thermostichus lividus PCC 6715 genome, the region TATGGTGGCATGCCCAAGCAGGACTTGCAGCAGCCAAGCAGTGGACCACCTTAGGGGTGTATCCTGAGCGCCTTGTGGATGCGCTGCTACCGACCCTCAGCGCTAAAAAACCTGACTTTTTGTAGCATCAGAGAGGGTCGGAATTTCCGCATAAATGCCGCGAATAGACTGGACAACGGCAAAGATAACCCCTGCCACTGTTGCAATGAAAATAAAGTTAAACAATACCTTCATCAGCAGTTCAAAGCTGGCAACGCGGGTCAAAAGCTGTAGCACCAATTGCGCGATAAACAGGGCAATCCCCATCAGCATTGCCTGCATCGTGTTGTAGCGAATAAATAGACTAATGCGGGAATTGCGAACCACCAGCAGGTACAGCAGCATAAATACAATTAACCCCGCAAACGGAATGGAGTACAGTAGGGCAACA harbors:
- a CDS encoding Tic20 family protein, coding for MTWRATTTIPDRIFACLAYLLPLFYVMPLGGFLFEMFPPLQALFIVVLPVALLYSIPFAGLIVFMLLYLLVVRNSRISLFIRYNTMQAMLMGIALFIAQLVLQLLTRVASFELLMKVLFNFIFIATVAGVIFAVVQSIRGIYAEIPTLSDATKSQVF